TGATATTGTTTTCTCATATAAGATTGTTATCTGAGAAATGTTTTCTTATAATAAGTAAGAGCTGTTAATCGGGCGAAAGGTGAGCGGAATTATGGCAATTTTAGAAACACAACAGGTCAGTGTCGGGTATAGTCGGCGCTTAATTATTCAGGACTTATCGATTAAAATTCCTCAAGGTCAGATTACAACCTTAATCGGGCCAAATGGGAGTGGTAAGTCAACTTTGATACGGACGTTAGCCCATTTGTTGAAACCGTCTTCAGGGACGGTCCTGCTGGCAGATCAGGCCTTAGCGACTAAGACGCCTAAAGAGATGGCCCAAGAAATGGCGTTATTACCCCAGGTTGGGGAATTAACGACTGATTTATCGGTCTTTGATTTAGTATCGTTTGGACGGCTACCGTACCGCCAACAGTTTAGACCATTATCAACAATTGATAAAGAAAAAATCGAATGGGCAATTAAACGCACGGGACTGAGTCAATTTAGGGCGCGTCTTTTGAGCACCTTGTCAGGCGGACAACGCCAACGGGCTTGGATTGCGATGGCTTTGGCGCAAGATACGGATATTTTAATATTAGATGAACCAACCACTTATTTAGACTTGACCCACCAATTGGAAATTATGTTATTGATTCAGGAATTAAATCAGATTGAAGGCCGGACTATTATTATGGCGTTGCATGATCTAAACCATGCAGCCCGTTTTTCAGATCATTTGATTGCCCTAAAAGATGGGCAATTGCAGGCTAGCGGAACAGTCAATGAGGTGATGACCCGGGATAATTTACGTCGTATTTTTAACATTGATGCGACATTAATTGAACATGACGGGCGCCCCTTAATTCTAACTTACAATCGCTGGTCAAAAGGGGAACTGGGACATGATGAATAAAAAATTCGGTTTTTCCTTAGTGATTAGTTTGATTCTGTTAGCCATTTTGATGATTGTCAGCATTCGCTATGGTGCGGCCCAGAC
This DNA window, taken from Latilactobacillus sakei, encodes the following:
- a CDS encoding ABC transporter ATP-binding protein, which produces MAILETQQVSVGYSRRLIIQDLSIKIPQGQITTLIGPNGSGKSTLIRTLAHLLKPSSGTVLLADQALATKTPKEMAQEMALLPQVGELTTDLSVFDLVSFGRLPYRQQFRPLSTIDKEKIEWAIKRTGLSQFRARLLSTLSGGQRQRAWIAMALAQDTDILILDEPTTYLDLTHQLEIMLLIQELNQIEGRTIIMALHDLNHAARFSDHLIALKDGQLQASGTVNEVMTRDNLRRIFNIDATLIEHDGRPLILTYNRWSKGELGHDE